CCGAAGTTGTCGCCGCAGGACGCCGTGAAGCGCGCATTGGAACtcctgggcggcggcggcgaagatgGCGGAGGTGGGCTTGGCGGCGGGGGTCGCGGCGGACGCGGTGGCCGCGGTGGCCGCGGCAGGGGTCGTGGCAGGTGGCGCGATGACCGCCGGTCCGTTGATGTGGATGATCGGCAAGGGGTCTACTTGGGGGACAGCGCCGATGGGGAGAAACTGGAGAAGCGGCTTGGcgcggagaagatgaagatcctGGAGCAAGCGTTTCAGGAAGCAGCAGATAATGCGCTGCCGCATCCAATGGAGGATGCGTACATGGAGGCTTGTCACACTAATAACATGGTGCGTGCAGCACTGCTATGGAGTTTACAAATCTTTATGTGCTTGTGAGGTTCCTGATGATTTTTGTTTCTGCGGGTTTGTGTGTGCAGATCGAGTTTGAGCCGGAGTACCATGTGAATTTTGATAATCCTGATATTGATGAGAAACCACCAATGTCACTGGAGGAGATGCTGCAGAAGGTGAAGCCATTCATAATTGCGTATGAGGGCATCCAGAACCAGGAAGAATGGGAGGTGATTTCTTCAATTGACTTGCACAGTATTACATTTCTCCACGAAAATGTTTGTGTTAGTAGATGCTGTTTTTATTGTTACTCAAATAAAGGGTGCATTAGAAAATTCAAGGTCTTCATACCAAGGGTAAGCAATGCTATTTTTCTGCAGTTATAACACAAAAATGGGTCTAGGGTTGATAATATCTGGTGACGATTGCCTGCTTGAGGCTTGATAAAGAACAGATAGAACAACTTAGGCTACCACCACAATATTACTTTCAGTTTACAAATGTATATCATTGTGGTAATTGGCTAGGTATACTTCCCTAACTTTGACAACTAGTATACATGAAATTATCCAGATTGGTCTCATTTCTGTAGACGATTTTAGTATTCTGCATTCAAATATACTCACATAACCTTCAAACTACACTAGCTGATATACAGATAAATTTTCTAAGCATATCTGGTTCTacatttcagcttttataaCTTTTGGAACTTGGAACTTCTTTCAAGATCACATTAAATTTTGTGTCGGATCATTAGATTAATTTACCAACAAGTACATATAAATTAATGGTTGTATCCAGATTGCTGCTAATATGAGTTTTCTTTGTATCTTTAACTGACCCATTATAATGTGCTGTATCACTATCAGGAAGCTGTGAAAGATGTAATGGCGAGAGCACCCTATATGAAAGAGCTCATAGATATGTACAGCGGACCTGATGTTGTGACTGcaaaacaacaagaagaggagcTGCAAAGAGTTGCAAATACTCTTCCAGAAAACATCCCTTCTTCAGTAAAGCGGTTTACTGACAAAACCTTACTAGCTCTTAAGGTTTGCCTTCTTATTACTAATGGTCTAAACATTATTCATAGTATCAATGGGTCGTTTTTGTATGTTTTCGTTTCAAGTTATCCAACTTCTGAATCTCCGATGGTGATGCAAGCAACATAATTCATGTCTAACTTGTCAATCAAATGAAATTATGACAAGACTATCTATAGCCTGGTTGCTTTCAAGAAGAGAACTACTCTCTGTTGGCATATTGAACTTGAAGTTTAACCACAACAAAGAATCTTCTTCCTTTACTTTTTATGTGATATATGGTGTTCCCTTATTATCTGTGTTCGTAATCTGGTCCAGTGGTCTTACTAAGGTACCTTAGTTCTAGCACACTGAACATATCTCGTGTAGGCTTTTCATGACATGCTGTTCCAGATAGAATTTGATAGGTGATGCAATAGCAAATGGTTTATCCTATCTTGAGTCTTGAcactcctttccttttcttcttccttctagaaAAGAATATTTATGTCATATCATAACGAGTCACTTTATCTTGTACCTCTTTCTCTTTGTTGCAGAATAATCCAGGCTGGGGTTTTGACAAGAAATGCCAATTCATGGACAAGTTTGCTCGTGAAGTTTCAGAGCAGTACAAGTAGAAAGCTCTGTTATACTCTGTTGTAACATTTTATTTAGCCCCCAAGAAGATTTATTGCGTTCTTCTTTGTTTCGAGGGAAGGTGCGATGCAATCTTTAATCAATGCAATTTTTTCTTTTGCCAGGATGCTAATTAGATAAATAAAAATACTGATAAGCATTGATATTTCTTTTGTGAGAATTTTCTCCTTGTCGATTTGATTCTAGTAATATTGGCGCCATTTCATTCCGGCATATGGAACGCCTGTACCTGATTTGAAGTTACTTGAGGTGATAATCAAATGATGAACGTTCACAGTTTGAAATGAGAGTCACTGGCATATATTTCGTTCAGGCATATGGAATTCCCCTAAATCTGCAGGGAGTGCTCTGTTCTTGGAACCACCAGAATCGTATGGTGGAGCTCCTTCACACACCAGAATCGTAGTCTCAATGGTTTGTCTACTGTACATGTATAGCAGCTTGTATATTTCTCTCTCTAAATCCTGTGTGTAACGTCTCTTGAACCACAAGAGCCGAAATGCCTACCTAGCTAAAATCTCTAGAGTTCATTTCTGTGCCTGGTACAAACTTATCTTTTCTACAATACAgaggtgaagtaaaaaaaatatcgaaatcaCAGCGAAGTATTTGTCGAATATGGTTGAAACCATGATAGCAGCTTGATCCTTGCAACGCCTAGCACATCTTTGGAGGGACCTCGATCAGGCTTCACTGCCCAAATTCTCCATGCAAACGTCACACGGTAATTGAGGCGTTTCAGCGACCATTCAGTGCCTGAAATTCGTCTCGGTATCAGGATTAAATCAGTCAGGGCCATACAGAATTACAATTGCTATCAGATGATCAGAGTATTCATTCATGCCGAACTTGATTGGCGAGCGAAATTACCTCAAAGCTTCTGAATCATGCTGCCGAAGAGGCTGGTTCTCGTTGTTCTGGCTGTCGAGCGGCATGTACTGGGACATGATGGACATGATCTCCGAGTCCATGTACGactacaacaacaataacaaaaaCATGAAGTGAAATTTTCATCTGTATAAATCTTTCTGCATCACATGCTCCAGTCATTTCTGCTGAACCGTGTATCTCAGATGGACCCACTCACCCTGAGTCTGTACTTGTAGAAGACGTAGCCGGCGATCCCCACGCCGGCGACGCACGACACGGCCAAGATGGTGATGAACCAGCCGAGCTTTGACATGTTGTTAGCTGCGTGacaaattccaaaaaatctgtCACTGTCGAATGACAAAATACAAAACTGATCTGCATGTAGGTTTGCTAGTGTATCTCTGCATTACCTATGCAGGCGTCCTCTCCTCGTATGTAAAGCTGGTTGCCCTTGCACTTGCACTCGTAGTTGCCCCACGTGTTCTTGCAGTGGCAGTCGGGGCAGGTGCACGCCAGCTTCTCCCTGCACTCGTCCAGATCTGaaggagaaggagcacacaTGGAACAGAGCGTTTCTTGATCAGTTCAGTGATTCTGCCCGGCCGGTTAAACCATCAACCACTAGGTATAGTTCAGGCTGAGCATGTGAATTTGAGAGGTTTTACCTTCGCATTTGTGGCCATCGCCATGGAACCCTGGCGGGCACCGGCATCCGGTCAATGCGGTATCCTTCGATTTGTGGCGAGCATGCGATTAGCGAGGGTCGTTAACGAAGGAACCATGCAGCGAATGAAGGAGAGGAGGTGTTACCGAGCACGCGGAGAAGGTCAGGTGCCCTCTCGTCTCCGACCAGCACCCGCCGTTGTTCAGAGCGCACCTGCCCGGCCCAACCGCTGGAGCAAGAGCGGCCGGATGAAGCACACGGCGCATCAGCATTTCACGAAGGTTGTTCAGTGTCGCGTGGAGAGGAAAAATTACCTTTGCAGCCGGTGTAGCCGTCGCCCTCGTAGCGGACGCCGTTCACCACGGGGCACTCGCACACCCGGCCCCTGTACGTATCCTGCGCGCGCCGTGCCGGGAAGCATGTTATCAGCACAAAACACGACGAACTCGGCCAAATCCAGAGCTTTTCTACGCATGCGACGATGTCGATGCAAGCCTGTGGGTGTGGCAGTGGCATGGACGTACCCGGCAGGCGGTCACGTTCGTGGCCTCGTCTCGCCAGCACCCGCCGTTCCTGCGCAGGCACTCGTTCGTCTCGATGTCTACGGAtcgaagagagaaaaaaagaaacctCGTCAGATTTTATTCGAAGGGAACAGTCATGTTTCAGTTTCGCTGTTTGTAGAACACTTTCAGAAATCAGAGGTCTACCAGGGCTCAGGCAGACACGGGGCTCGGTCCCCTCCTTGAAGCCGGCGCACACGGCCTTCAGCACCGCCGTCCGCTCCAGTTTCCCTTCACACAGGCACAACACAATTCGTGTCAGTATTTCAAGGCAAATAGCTCTCGAAAGATGAGATTTTTACATCGATGCTTGCGTTAGTTCTTGTTCTGACGGAAAAAAGATGCCGCAACCAACCTCTGTACTGAACGTTGTTGATGACCAGGGTAGGCAAGATGGTCACATCTCCTCGCGACCCGCTACCGATCTGAAACATTGGAACATCATGAGGTCTGTCAGATTCAGAGTTCCAGGCCTGAACATTCAGTGCTGAAATTTCTTCAGCCCAAGGAATTGTGACTGCGAGGAAGAAAATCGTGACGAACCTGGTCTACTTGCTCCTTGGACAAGACGGCATTGTCGGCGTCGGCCTCGGGATCGCCCATGCACTCCAGCACCTTGTCGAGAGGCAACCCTGTTGGATTCCATTCCACCACGTTGGCAAGACCGATCAACAACAGCCGAGATCAGATCATGGAGCTAGCTGGGGTGATAGCAAGTGGTGCTCACCGAGCGCGGTGACGACGTCCTCGGCGCATGCCTTGCTGTACTTCTTCTCCTTCATGGAGCAGCGGATCTTGTAGTCCATGACGTAGTCCCACCACGTCCACGGGTGCCCGCTCTCGTTGGCAACGCGGTGCACGCACAGCTGCCGCAGGTTCTCCACCACGACGTCCTTCCCCTCGTACCCCGCCCCGAAGTCCTGCTCCGGGTCCGGCGCGCAGTACCTGCCAATTGCCGTGCCACCACCTTCGATCAGCCGTCGCCGTCGTGGGCGCAATCAGTGCAACTACGCGAGCACTCCGATCGCCGTCGGCTACGTACCTGCCGTGGTTGATGCACTGGGACTTGCACTGCTGCGTGAGCCGGAACGCCTCAGGGCAGTACCAGGTGATGTAGTGCGGCGTGAAGCGCACGTACCCACCGCGCTCCAGGAGCTGCGCGTGGCCGCGGAACCCGCGCACGAACGCCATCTGCTCGTCGCACCGTGCCCCGCACTCGTCGTTGCTGTTGGTCCACAGCTCGTACTCCACGCGCTCGTCCGGGTGCGGCATCGACTCGCGCCAGTCCAGCTTCACGATCACCTCCTCCTGCCCGCCGTCGCCCGCCACCTTCTGGGCCATCTTCTTGAGGGACTCGCCGAAGGCGCGGTTGACGAGCGCCGACGGGATGTTGATCTTGTCGATGTACTCGGTGCCCGGCGACGCCTCGGGGCTGTCCATGGTCAGCAGCTTCTCGTCGACGTTGTCCGCGATCAGcacggccgccgcgcccgcgcgcTGCGCGTTCCACGACTTGAGCGCGAAGTAGCATTCTGCACGTAGTGGCAAGCTGAACTGCGTCAGACGGCGGCCGGAGAATGGATCGAACCCCGACCGGGGGTGGTCCGTAAATGAAACGACGACCAAGATAGGGCTAAGATTCCCGATTGCCAGAGGCACAAGTAcgcaaaaattctagaaaaaaataatcatgGAGATGGGGAGGATCCATAGAGAGAGTGATCGGCAACTGAAATAACCACCAGTGCAAGATTCCAAATTGACGATGCCACAGGCGCGCAAACATTCGGGTAAAATTCATGGAGATGGGGAGTGGTTCGACGCAGAACATACAAAATTTCATATCCTGGAACCTTCTTTATAGAGAGAATTGAAAGAGA
The sequence above is drawn from the Phragmites australis chromosome 10, lpPhrAust1.1, whole genome shotgun sequence genome and encodes:
- the LOC133883236 gene encoding vacuolar-sorting receptor 6-like, with amino-acid sequence MAGRVTWLAGLVALPFLIVAVSGRFVVEKSSVRVLAPEHIRGHHDAAIGNFGVPDYGGTLTGVVLYPDKKATGCVEFDNKFKSKSRRPVILLLDRGECYFALKSWNAQRAGAAAVLIADNVDEKLLTMDSPEASPGTEYIDKINIPSALVNRAFGESLKKMAQKVAGDGGQEEVIVKLDWRESMPHPDERVEYELWTNSNDECGARCDEQMAFVRGFRGHAQLLERGGYVRFTPHYITWYCPEAFRLTQQCKSQCINHGRYCAPDPEQDFGAGYEGKDVVVENLRQLCVHRVANESGHPWTWWDYVMDYKIRCSMKEKKYSKACAEDVVTALGLPLDKVLECMGDPEADADNAVLSKEQVDQIGSGSRGDVTILPTLVINNVQYRGKLERTAVLKAVCAGFKEGTEPRVCLSPDIETNECLRRNGGCWRDEATNVTACRDTYRGRVCECPVVNGVRYEGDGYTGCKAVGPGRCALNNGGCWSETRGHLTFSACSDTALTGCRCPPGFHGDGHKCEDLDECREKLACTCPDCHCKNTWGNYECKCKGNQLYIRGEDACIANNMSKLGWFITILAVSCVAGVGIAGYVFYKYRLRSYMDSEIMSIMSQYMPLDSQNNENQPLRQHDSEALRH
- the LOC133883237 gene encoding uncharacterized protein LOC133883237, producing MRGIGAAAAARRHAHLPSSSYAVAFSSSFSGIGGAGRGRGRGVPPSGPPPRAPGRPIADADGAEDPFSAPASGGHGRGEPVVPTSSPTIPSFSAFSGAGRGRGSPLPLPPPAEDDAPRQPTFTKHFDDAPSRPDPELPSVDASSSAAPPPRALPYAGAGRGVPRQQQQPPADKAPEENRFIRRREAVRQTSGAQQPKLSPQDAVKRALELLGGGGEDGGGGLGGGGRGGRGGRGGRGRGRGRWRDDRRSVDVDDRQGVYLGDSADGEKLEKRLGAEKMKILEQAFQEAADNALPHPMEDAYMEACHTNNMIEFEPEYHVNFDNPDIDEKPPMSLEEMLQKVKPFIIAYEGIQNQEEWEEAVKDVMARAPYMKELIDMYSGPDVVTAKQQEEELQRVANTLPENIPSSVKRFTDKTLLALKNNPGWGFDKKCQFMDKFAREVSEQYK